The Pyxidicoccus sp. MSG2 DNA segment CTCACGCCGGAGGGCATCGACCTCTTCAACGCGAGCACCCTCGACCGGCCGGGGGTGCGGTACGGCTCGGTGGTGACGCAGGCGCGGCCGCCGTCGTTCCGCACGCGCATGGCCGCGGGGCTGGACCCGTACGCGCAATTGACTCACACCATCTACGCGCTGGTGTACGGGCAGACGCAGCGGATGCCGCTGACGTCCCTGCCGCCGCACACGCCCGCCCAGACGGCGGCGCTGGTGCAGGCCTACGGGGCGCTGCCGGGGCCCACTGCGTGTGACGGCATCGTCCCCACGCGCTCGCAGGTGTATGGCCGCGTGCTGGCGGCGGTGCGCGCGGACCACCTGGATGCGATTGGCCACTTCGACCAGCCAGCGCACCAGCCGCCGCACGTGGACTGGCTCATCTCCGGCTCCGGCTTCCGCCGGCCCCAGTTCGAGTCCATGTGGAAGAGCATCGTGGACTTCCTGATGGAGGAAGAGGCGCGCTGAAGGCTCAGCCGTTCCGCGGTCGCGTGAGCATGCGCACGGCCGCGCGCAGTCCCGCGGGGCTCGCGCCGGAGAAGCCCAGCACCAGCCCCTGCTCCGCGTCGCGGCCCAGGTAGAGCGGCGACAGCCTGCGAGCCCCGAGCCGCTTCGTCTCCGCGCGCCGCACGACGTCCTCGTCCCGCGCGCCCGACGCGAGGAAGGTCGTCACGTGCATGCCCGCCTCCGCCGCTCCGGGGCGCAGCCACCCGTCCGCGTCGCGACGCAGGGCATCCAGCAGCGCGTCCCTGCGCTCGGCGTAGGCCAGCCGCATCTGCCGCAGGTGCGCGGCGTAGTGCCCGGCCTCCATGAAGTGCGCCATGGCCGCCTGGGAGAGCAGCGGCGCATGGCCATCCGTGGCGGCCCGCGCGGCGGAGAAGGCATCCACCAGCGCCTCCGGGACGACGAGGAACGCGAGCCGCAGCGAGGGAAACATCACCTTGTTGAAGGTGCCCGCGTAGAGGACGCGCCCCGCCACGTCCAGGCCCTGAATCGCCGCCAGCGGGCGCGTGGCGTAGCGGAACTCGCTGTCGTAGTCGTCCTCGAATACCCAGGCGCTCGCGGCCCGGGCCCACTCCAGCAGCGCCAGCCGCCGGGGGAGGCTCAGCGTCACGCCGAGCGGGTACTGGTGCGACGGCGTGACGTAGGCCAGCCGCGCCCCGGGCGCGCGACGCTTCCCCACCTCGACGCGCAGCCCCTCCGCGTCCACCGGCACCGGAAACACGCGGGCCCCCGAGGACTCGAATGCGGCGCGGGCCCCGAGATACCCGGGCTCCTCCAGCCAGACCGGGTCCCCTTCATCCAGCAGCAGCCGCGCTGACAGGTCCAGCGCCTGCTGCGTGCTGGCGAGCACGAGCACCTGCCGCCACGTACAGCGCACGCCGCGTGCCGTGCCCAGGTGGGCGGCAATCGCCTCTCGCAGCGGACGGAAGCCCGCGGGCTCCCCCGCTGTCATCGACTCCGGGCCGAGCAGCCGGGCCTGCCTCGCCACCGCGCGTCCCCACAAGCGCGTGGGAAACAGGTCCAGCGCGGGCAGGCACGGGGTGAAGGGCTGGACGTCGCGGGGCTCCGGAGGGAGCACGTCGCGCGACAGCCGCTGGCCCCGACGTGACAGGCCCGGACGCGCTGGGACGCCATTGCGACGGCCCGGCGCCGCCGCGCCGCTCCGGGGCAGACGCGCATGCTCGGGCAGGGCCACCACGCTGCCGGAGCCCACGCGCCGCGCCAGGAAGCCCTCCGCGTCCAACTGCGCGAATGCGCCCTCCACCGTGCCTCGCGAGACGCCCAGCTCGCGCGACAGCGTGCGCGTGGAAGGCAGGCGGCTGCGCGGCGCGAGCGCACCGGAGAGGATGGCCTCTCGGAGGCGCTCGTAGAGCTGACGGTGGAGGGGCGCCCCTCCGCCCGTGTCCGGCTGCAAGAAGGGAAGTGGCACCCCGGCGGCCCGCTTCGGCATGGCGCCATGAAGCCAGGGCCTGGACCTTCAGGCAACCGTCGCCACCGCCATAATGGCCCATGCCCATGACACGAAATGGAGCTTCCCGCCGGACCACTCCGGGGGCACATTTCCCCGCGTCGAAGTCACTGGAGGTTTCGTCATGACCACTGCCGCCACCCCGTTCTCCTTCGTCCTCGAAACCCCGGCCGCCGCACCCGAGGAGGCGCGGCGTCACTTCCTCGCGAAGCTGTCCGTCGAGACAGACCCCGCCGATGTCCACCTGGACCTGGAGCGCGGCAAGAAGGGCTTCGTCGTGGTGGACGTGCGCTCGAAGGAGGCCTACGCCGAGCGCCACGTGCCCGGCGCACTCAACCTTCCCTCGCGGACCATCACCGCGGAGACGACGGCGCACCTGAACAGGGACGACGTCATCGTCACCTACTGCTGGGGTCCGGGCTGCAACGGCTCCACCAAGGCGGCCGCGCGCTTCGCCGCGCTGGGCTTCCGCGTGAAGGAGATGATTGGCGGCATCGAGTACTGGGTGAAGGAAGGCCACGCCACCGAGGGCACGGCCCCGCGAGGCGCCCCCGTGTACACGCATCGCGGCGACACCTGATTCAAGGCGCGAGACACGGCGGGAGGACGCGCCAGCCGTCGATTCCCCTGGCGCCGTCGAAGGCGCCACCGTGGGGCCGCCAGGCATCATGGAGGGAGGCTGGGTGGTACCTGAAGGAGGAGCATCCGTGCCCCGAGGCCCGGAGTCCGCGGCAGGCGCCAGGGCTCGCCAGAGAAACGCGGCCGAGGCGAGGACCTCGGCTTCAGTCACCTGCACGCCCTCCTCGGCCGGCGCGCGTACCAGTTCCATCAGCGCGCCCCATACCAGGCCCTCGCCCACGCGGGCGCTTCCAGGAGCCAGCGCGCCCTCACGCTCGCCCTGCTCCAGAATCTCGCGCACCAGCGCCCTCGCCGCCCTGCCGTGTGACTGCGGCCCCAGGGCGCGCGGCGCGCGAGGTCTGGAGGACTGGAGCGAATGCGTCCCCAGGTCATCTGCCCCGGGGCCGTCTGGCGCATACGGCTCCAGGACATCTGGCTCGGAGTCATCTGGGGCATACGCCTCCAGCGCCTCGGGCCCGAAAGCCTCGGGCGCATGCGCAGCGGGAGCGTCGGACGGGAGTGGCCCGAGGGAGCGCGGCACATACGGCGTGAGAGCGTAGCGCGCATGAGGTCCAGGGACCTGCGGGTGCCAGTGCAGGAACGTGAAGGCGAAAAGGCCGGGTTCATCCAGGGCCGCACCGACCAGCTCCCACCAGAAGGAGAAGAAGGCCTGGCGGAAGTCCACGCCCTCCCTGCCGTGCTCACACTCGAAGCCGCTGCGCGCCCGGATGCACAGGGCACTCTCCGCGAAATCCCGCACCGCCAGCGCGAAGCCATGCTTGCTGCCGTAGCGCCGGTAGAGGGTGCCCACCGACATGCGCAGCGCCCGGGCCAGCTCCGAGGCCTGCACGTGCTCGTACCCCCGACGCGCCAGCAACACCGCCGCCTCGCACATGGCGTCGGCGCGCATCTGCTCCAGAATCCCCATTCCCCTTCCCCTTACCCCGCCCCCGCGGGCGACCGACGGCTGGAAGGAACGTTCCTTCCACGCGCTCCTGTCTACCGGGTAGGTCTGACATGGAGGGGCAACCGGTGGCGGAGGCCTGGGCGGGAACAGCTCGCGACGCTGGCACAGGCACGGCGTGTTCCACGTCTCACCACCTGTGTGGACCGTGAGAACTCGAGAGCCCCGCAGCCCGGCGCGGGCCTCCTTCGAGCCCTGGGTCAGTAGACGCCAATCAGGTGGATCTGCACCCTGGGGTTGCCGAGGAACTCCTTCAACCGCCACCGGCTC contains these protein-coding regions:
- a CDS encoding PLP-dependent aminotransferase family protein; protein product: MPKRAAGVPLPFLQPDTGGGAPLHRQLYERLREAILSGALAPRSRLPSTRTLSRELGVSRGTVEGAFAQLDAEGFLARRVGSGSVVALPEHARLPRSGAAAPGRRNGVPARPGLSRRGQRLSRDVLPPEPRDVQPFTPCLPALDLFPTRLWGRAVARQARLLGPESMTAGEPAGFRPLREAIAAHLGTARGVRCTWRQVLVLASTQQALDLSARLLLDEGDPVWLEEPGYLGARAAFESSGARVFPVPVDAEGLRVEVGKRRAPGARLAYVTPSHQYPLGVTLSLPRRLALLEWARAASAWVFEDDYDSEFRYATRPLAAIQGLDVAGRVLYAGTFNKVMFPSLRLAFLVVPEALVDAFSAARAATDGHAPLLSQAAMAHFMEAGHYAAHLRQMRLAYAERRDALLDALRRDADGWLRPGAAEAGMHVTTFLASGARDEDVVRRAETKRLGARRLSPLYLGRDAEQGLVLGFSGASPAGLRAAVRMLTRPRNG
- a CDS encoding rhodanese-like domain-containing protein; translation: MTTAATPFSFVLETPAAAPEEARRHFLAKLSVETDPADVHLDLERGKKGFVVVDVRSKEAYAERHVPGALNLPSRTITAETTAHLNRDDVIVTYCWGPGCNGSTKAAARFAALGFRVKEMIGGIEYWVKEGHATEGTAPRGAPVYTHRGDT